The Manihot esculenta cultivar AM560-2 chromosome 17, M.esculenta_v8, whole genome shotgun sequence genome contains the following window.
gatttaacgaaaataaaataatatgtgaAAAAAGAAAGTAAATCCTACTTGATGCGGCTTATAACTACATGAATTAGAGAATCATGTGTCTCTGAAATGGTGAATGATATTTTCATCATTATTATAAAGTGGGCAGATTGAATTCACAAGATTATATTAAATGAACATAGTAAATTGGAGAGAAAATAATGGGAAATTGTATAATTCCTTTATTTGAAAAAGTTATAAAAGAGGGATAATAAGTTGTACTTTCCGTtagaaataatgataaaaaataatctattttaagacaaattttttctttcaattttatctatacaaataaaagaaaaaaaatactatttgttttcctttttattttttatttaggaaACTTCCATAAGGGACTAACTTGAATTAGAAagccatttttaaaaaaaactcagTGTCGCAATTTGAAACCCAACGTCTCTTTTATTTTGTCAAGGGTGGGAGATAAAAATAATCACGAAAAATACacagaatttttaaaaatgtgtgcaatggatattttttttaaaagtagaaatatgttgtgattttattaaattttttattttaaaatttataatttaatttattttaaaataatgtttataatataaatcaGTTAACaaatagtaataattataaatattattataaaatattaacgtAAAAATCAtactgttaaatattatttgaatataaattaaataatatatttaaaataaaaaataatgaaattataaaatattttttctatatattttttaaaatattaaatattaattaataattatattttacttaatatttatacataatatttaaaatttaccactaattattaataatatcatactataatatattattttaatacaaattaaattataaatcttcaaacacaataattttctgtatttttttctattttgtgtctttaaattaatatgattattttcaaattaaagatacattttactattaaatttttatgaatactaaatgattattttaaaatatttaaaaggttTTGCCTTCtactgttattattattattatacccAATGTATAAGTACAAACGACGCCATCAGGCTAGTTATGTGCACGCACTACGAACAATTACTCTGTTTTCCACCTTGCAGGCTCCAGCTGGCGTTTCCAGCTGGATTCCATTGACACACGATTGGCGCATGCTAGCATAATTAACTCCACTATACAAACTTACGCGTACTACGTCCACTTACTTTAACCCTTTAATCAAGGTCCGTCAATATTCTGTTTCCGTTAGATcagtcaaataaaaaattattatttaatttttcatttcttattttaattattcttaaatccccataatattttaaaagttaatttaatattatttttttggaaaagaatttaaatattgtttaagtcttaaattatttgattttgtaacaactattttagataattagctttaatagaaataaatgaaccatgcagtaaactttttaataataaaaaaccaAACAGAAGGAGATACAAAATGATTTCACAATCCAAAATCAACAAAAATTCACATGCAAATGTACATgcgcgaaaaaaaaaaaaatggaacagTAACGCACGTGCCACGAAAGAGGAGAGAGAACCCACAGGCGAGTAGAGAATCCCAGAATGCGCCTTAGAAGTCGCCGATTTTTCTGTGTGACCGAGATTTCGGAGAGGCGCGTTTAATCTCTTGCAAGTTCTTGAGGCTTCGAATCGCCAAAATGTCGCTTCTCCGGACGTCGCTAAGTCCGGCGCCGACGCCAAGATTTTCAGTTGAATCTACAAATAAATTTACCTCAAAGATTCAACAACAAATGTATTCTCCtttgaaaaaaaaggaaaaaattcgAGCTACATTATACCTATATGCTTCGAGGATGGCTTGAATCCGTGAAACTGAGCTAGATCTGCATCATAAGAAGAAAACAAGCAGTAAGAATCGAGCTAAGAGATTAGCGGAGGCAATCGTGAACGCTGATTTGGAATTTTACCAGATTGAGAGGGATTGTGAGACACGAGGTAAAGAACGAGAAAGCAGAGGAGAGTGAGAAGCGGTATAAAGTGAACGAGTTTCTCAGGATTGGGAGGCGTTGATGATAAAGAAAACGATGGTGAAGACGAAGAGAATCGGCGAACAAGTTTTGATGATTTGCGGTGTTCTTCGTCGTCGTCGTCATAGCCAGAAAGTGATGAGGAAATGAAGTCTCTGTGTCTAGAATCATCCGCCGCAGTGAGAGCGTCGTCTTTGGCTGCTCCACCATGGCTGTAGAACTTGGAGACGGGTGAACCCAGGGACTGTCTCTGCATTGGAAgtgagtgagagagagagagagggacgAGACGAGCTTAGCTGTTGGATTTTCAATAGGGGACTGGCTTTATGTTCTGCTGTCTACTTCCACGTATTTTTTGTTAaccattttaataataataataatttcaaaaaaaaaaagtccaaagaaagagaaaggtgGGGTAGAAATAACGGAGGCCGCTTTATGCTTTTGTCTGGTGATACCGTATGAATTGGGTTGGAACCGAATTGAGTTAAAAATAcatagattattattattactattttgccAATAAAGTTCATCGATAAAAAAAACAAGATACAGGCTAAAGTCCTCAAATACAAGTCAGCTGCAGAACAAAATTAAGCCTTAGCCCAAGAGCATTGCAGGAAGAGATTCGATTCCTACCAAGCACCGAACCACCTTGGCGTCGAATGACCTTTGAACCATGCTCCATCGGCCCAATACTTAGAGACTCACACACGAGGGAAAGGGCCCAATGCTCAAATACACATTATTTGAGATTATGGTTGATGTGAGATTAGTGATTAGTGTCTCAAGTCAAGTCCCTAAGTTGTGGAGCGGTGCTCGGCTCCACAAATCGTGCATGTAACACTTTCTCTACAACCACTATAGTAGGAAACTTACACCCTCACCCTGGCGAAAggtgctcaaactccacaaatGAGAATGGACCAAAATCAACAAGATTAAAGGGAAGTTATCTGTCAAACCGCTAGACCCACTTGAGAAACGAAaccactaaaaaaaaaaagagatagaaGAGAGAATTTAGGTTAGAGAGAGAATACAAActtgaaaaagaaaagcaaatatATAGGATAGTGCTCATGaagattattatttattacttaacatttaataaaaaatattatttttgcaaGTCTTATAGTTGAATCTGTCAGCCTCAAAGTAATAGCTTCGGACGGGAATTCTTCATTTCCTCTACTTTTAACACCTACTTCACCTGCCATAAACTCAATCCTAGCAAACCAATCGATGCTGCTTCATTGATGGTATCATTTGTATCCCAATTAGAGACTAATCAAAATCTTATTCACAATAACCAAAGTCAGTCGCATTTGTTACACCTCTCACCACAAAGATTCTTTACACAATCAGATAAAAAAAAGTACCAAGTAACCTTATCCCTTCCATCTATAGCACTGCCATCTCAAGCCATGGGCTAGCACCAATCTATGAAAGAACCCTCTCTTTCAACGTCCCAAGAAGATCCGAAATACCTCTATTATTCAAGCTATATTTGGCCTCAATTGGATCTCCGGACATTAATTTTGACCAGCTATTCGAGAAGTTTccttttttattgattatttgtTGATGCGTGTGGCAAATGCTCTAATTTAATtctgatctaaacaacaaaaggACCTTCCTTTCTCCTTCTAAAATtatgcaactttgttttgaggGGCTCTCAGGTGCTGTGGAGGGACATCcgaaaagttttttattttcaaaacatCAGAGCTCAATAAATCTTTTACTTTCTAAATGTCCAAACACttataaatcaaaattaacgatcgaaattaaattaaaataaaaaaaaattgaatcaaattaaactaGTTCAGTATAGTTTGATTTTGATTCAGAATCAAACTGTTGGTCGTAAGAAATGTCTAAAAAGcctcaaaaaaaaattttaaaaaaaaatttgtccAACTAGCCTTTATTGCTCTAGTCTAAAGGAGAGTATTCGATGGGTTCGGTTTAAAAACCAACTGaatcgaataaactgaaaattaaaattttgatatttataaaaattaaacaaaattattttttgtcagaaatcaaatcaaatcgatctgattcagtttgattcgattcgattcgatttgaacttttaatagatttttttttattttacactttatttttaatattttaaaatttaattgaaatattttaaacttgatatgatctaatctctccatattattgaaaataatatactattatcactaattggttcgatttaatttttttgatttttcttattaaaattgaaccaaaatatctgaaattcttaaaattaaaaatcgaatcaaactgaaaataaataaaaaaccaaattaaatttttaaattaatttaatttgatcaattttttcgatttgaaccgaatattaCTCACCCTACTCTAGTTTCAATTCTAAGTTTCAAGAACCTAAAATACCACAACAATAATTATCCCAAATAAATCAATATCCAAAATTATCTACACTCAAATTTACAAGAAATGCAATAACAGTAAATAAGCTATTTCCACGAATTTCCAATTCCAATAGtaaatttcagaaaaaaaaaattgatagtaGTGATTCCTTATCTCAGCACCCAATTTTCCAACAAGCTATTTacatgaatttaatttaaaagaaaaaaa
Protein-coding sequences here:
- the LOC110605402 gene encoding uncharacterized protein LOC110605402 — translated: MQRQSLGSPVSKFYSHGGAAKDDALTAADDSRHRDFISSSLSGYDDDDEEHRKSSKLVRRFSSSSPSFSLSSTPPNPEKLVHFIPLLTLLCFLVLYLVSHNPSQSDLAQFHGFKPSSKHIDSTENLGVGAGLSDVRRSDILAIRSLKNLQEIKRASPKSRSHRKIGDF